The genomic stretch GCGCGCGCGCTGGAATTGCAGAAGGTCGACCGCGACCTGTCGCGCGAGAGCGCGATGGAGGCAATCCAGCTCGCGCCGACGCTGGTGCCGGCCGCGGTGCTGGCGAGCAAGTTCGAGAGCGAGGCGCATCAGGTGCGGCGCTCGATGCGCATCGTCGAAGCGGCGTGGCTGGCGCAGCCGCATCCGGATCTCGCCGATGCCTATGCGCATGTAAAACTCGGCGATTCCGCGCGGCAGCGGCTGGTGCGGGTCGAGACGCTGGCGGCGAAAGCGCCGGGCCACATCGAGGGCGCGCTGGCGATCGCGCGCGCCGCGATCGATGCCTCGGAATTCGCCAAGGCGCGCGCGGCGCTGGCGCCGTTCATCGCGGCGCCGACGCAGCGGGTGGCGCTGTTGATGGCGGAGATCGAGCGCACCGAACATGGCGACAGCGGCCGCGCCCGGGCGTGGACCTTGCGCGCCGTGCGCGCGCTGCACGATCCGGCCTGGACCGCGGATGGTTATGTCAGTGATCGCTGGCGGCCGGTGTCGCCGGTCACCGGGCGCCTTGACGCCTTCCAATGGCAGACGCCGGTGGCGGCATTGCCGTCCGACAAGGGCAGCACGATCGAATCCTCGCCGTTCGAGGAAGCGATGCTGGCGGCGCCAGCGCCGCGGCGCGTCGAGCCGCCGCGCGAAGCCGAAAATGAGCCGGCCGCGACCGTCATCGAGCCCGCCCCCGTTACGGAGCAGGACAATGCCCCGCCGCTCGCCGCCGCCGATCCGGCCCCGGCCGCGGAGGCCACGCCGGCACCTGCACCCCCGCCCGCCGAATCGGCCCCGGTGACCGCCGCCCCCTTGTTCCGCGCCCGCCAGGATCTCCCCAAGGTGAACCCTTCCAGCATTCCGGCGGTCATTCCCATCATCCGCGCCCCCGACGACCCCGGGATCGACGAGGACGGCGCGCCCGACGAGTTTTCGGAACAAATCGGCCCGCCCAAGGCCCAGGCCGGCGGCTGGCGCGGGTTTTTGTCCCGCTGGGGCGGGGAGCCATAGCGTTTTCAAGCGAAGTGGTGCCGGTTCGCGTGAAGAAAACGCGTCAAAACAAAAGTTTAGGGCCTGGGTTCTGATTGGATCAGCATCAATCAGAGCCCAGGCCCCCCGTTTTTCTTGCCAATCGGGGCCGTGCCCGATATCAGGTGGCACGCGTTTTCGGCCACTTACCGGACGCTGCGTTTGGTCCGCCGCAATAGCTCAGTTGGTAGAGCACGTCATTCGTAATGACGGGGTCACAGGTTCGAGTCCTGTTTGCGGCACCATTTTTTATCCGATGCCATTGCAACCCAATGCCTAAACCGGAACCGCCCTCTCTCCCGAATTCGTTGCCGGCAACAGACCGCCCAGATACGGCCGCGCGAGCTGGATCATGGCCGCGGCGACGGCTGCGACCGCGGCCAGCAGCAGGAAGAATTCGGCGTGCGAAAAATGCGACCACAAGGCGCCGAGCCAGCCCGCGGCCAGATTTCCCACAAAGCTGGTCGAGAACCATATCCCCATCACGGTGGAGCGCGAGCTTCCGGGCGCGATGTTCGAGATCAGCGATAATCCGATCGGCGAAAAATTCAGTTCCGCGATCGTCAGCACCACAAAATACAACAACAGCCAAAGCCAGCTCGCGTCGGTCGCGCCGCTGAGCAGTGCCGCACCCGCCATGATCAGATAGGACGCCGACAACAGCAGGCATCCCAGCAACAGCTTGCCGACCGTCGAAGGCTCGCGCCCCGGCCGCGACCAGAAGGCGATCAACGGCGGCGTGAACAGAAAGATCATCAGCGGATTGAAGGCCTGAAACCAGGTGACGGGAATTTCGCCGCGCCAGAACAGCAAATTCACGGAGCGGTCGGTCGCGTTTTCCGCCCACAGCGCGATCGTGTTGCCCTGTTGTTCGTAGGCGGCCCAGAACAATGCGGTCGGTATGAACAGGATCATCAAGCCGAGAAGGGCGGCCCGCAGCCGCGCGACGTCGAGCGGCTCGGGTTTTGCCGGCTCGGGCCTGGTGCGGCTTGCCGGTGCGCGCGGAAGGCCGGCGAGATAGGTCACGAGGCCGATCGCCATGCCGATCCCGGCGCTGGCAAATCCGTAGTGCCAGCCGATCTTTTCGCCGAGCGCGCCGCATACCAGCGGCGAGAAGAAGGCGCCGATATTGATGCCGACGTAAAAGATCGAGTAGGCGCGATCCCGGCGACGATCATCCGGCGCGTAGAGTTCGCCGACCTGGGTTGCGATATTGGGCTTGAACGCGCCATTGCCCAACACCAGCAGGCACAGCGCGAATAGAAAGAGATGTTCCGACGCCATCATGAAATGGCCGGCGACCATCAAGGCTGCGCCGATCACGATCGTCGGCGTCCGTCCGATCAGGCGGTCGGCGAGCATCCCGCCGAAAATCGGCGTCAGATACACAAAGCCGGTGTAAAGGCCGTAGATCTGCGACGCCAAGGGCTGGATCTCGAGCGGGCCGGACAGGGCTGTGAGCGCACGCTTCAGCCCGGCCAGTCCCAGCACCTTGTCGGCATGCTCCGGCTTCAGGAGATAGTCGACCATGTAGAGAATGAGCAGCGCCCGCATTCCGTAGTAGGAAAACCGCTCCCACATCTCGGTCGCGAACAGGGAAGTCAGCCGCCGCGGATGGCCGAATAGCTCGGCGTCCCGCTGACCCGCACCTGAACGCCCGTCCGTCATTTTGTCCCCGGAATCCCTGTTTGTGTGATCTTTCTCACATAGGCAATTTTACCGATGCCCTAATTTCCCGATCGAGGCGCCGAACTGGCCGCTACTGGCCGGATGAAGGCGGCGGCCCGACTACAACTTATTTGCCGTCCTCGATGAACTGGCGAATGACGCTCTCGGCCAGTTTGCCGACCCGCTGCGCGCCGGCCACCGTCAAATGATCGATATCCCAGTACAGCCATAGGCCATTCACGGTTGCCGGGCAGTCGGCGTCGCACAGATATTGGTCCGGCAACAATATCCGCACCTGGTCGGGATGACGCTCTTGCACATCCGCGAGCATCGCGTTGAATTCCTTGTTCCTGGATCGCACGGTTTCCACTGGGACCGGCGGGCACGGCGTGCTCGGCGCGTGCCAGAGGGGACCCGGGGCGAAACGGGACATCTGGCTCCGGCATCCCGGCTCGACGCCGCCGCCGATGATCAGGAAGCGCCGTCCGTTGGCGCCAAGATCGCTAATGGTGTCCTCGATGCCGGTGCGCCACACATCGATCCATGAAGCGTCGGATCCGGAATGGCCGAGCTCGCTGTGAATCTCGCCGCCATAGGTCAGCCAGGACTGGCTGAGAACGACGGGTGAAGCGTTAGTCTTGATGGCCGCGAGATATTTGTCCCGCTCCGACCTGCATTGAACGGTGCCATCGAAATTGGTGCGATAAAGGCCCACCAGCATCGGGCATCCCTCTTCTGTGTAGGCTTCGCCGCGCACGGCGGCGCGCTTTGCGGCGGGATCGAACGCGGCGACATATTGTTCGGCGAAGGAGTCGCCGATCATCTGAATCCCGATCTTTTCGTTCACTGCGCCGAACGCGCATTTCGACTGCGCGCTACGTGTGCAGGGCCAGAATCCGAACCGTTGCAGGTCGACCGTTGCGCGCGCCTCTACTGAAAGCCGCCACGGCCAGCCGTCCTGCCGGTTCGCCAGGAAGGCGAGCGAGCCGACCATGACGATCAATGCCGCAGCGACGCCCATGACCGGAAACAGCGAGGTGTTGCGCGCGCGAAACGGGGTCTCGACGTAGCGATACATCAGTTCTGACGAAGCGACCGCGAGCACGAACACCGATGATTTTGCGGCGATCGTCTGCGCGCCGTCGCCGAGGATGTAGCCCGCGAAGATAATCAACGGCCAGTGCGCGAGATAGAGCGAATAGGAAATCAGGCCGATCCGGACCGCGACCGGATTCGTCAGCGCAGCGGCGAGAGGGTGGGATTGGCCCGCCCAGATCAGGCAGGCGGCGCCGATGCAGGGGATCAACGCGTTCGCGCCGGGGAACGCTGTCGTGCCGTCAAAGGAGATCACGGCGTAAGCGATCAAGCCGAACCCGAGCGCCGCCAATATCGATTGCGCCGATGCCGGGAGGACAAACCGCCGCTCGGCAAAGATGACGAGCGCGCCGATCGCGAATTCGAAGGCGCGGTATGCGGGCAAATAGAACGCGCCGGCGGAATCGGTCGCGAGGCTCGCTTGCGCGGCGAAGAGCGAACCGGCACCGAGCAGGAGGATCAGCGCGGGCAGCGCCTTGCCCAAAAATCTCCGGCCGATCAGCAGCACCGCAGGCCACACCAGATAGAATTGCTCTTCCACCGCCAGCGACCAGAAATGCAGGACTGCGCTCGGATCGGCCGCTTTGGCGAAATAGGCGTGGCTGCCGCGCCAGAAATAGAAATTGGACACGGAGCCGAGCGCGGCGACGACGTCCTGGGTCAGGCTCTTGAAATGCTCCGGCGAAAACCACAGGGCGCCGATCAACAGCGTACCAAGGATGGTGACGATGGCGGCGGGAAACAGCCGCCGGATCCGCCGCTCGTAGAAGCGCTGGATGGAGAACCGGCCGCGTTCCGTGTCCGACAGGACGTTTCGTGAGATCAGGTATCCCGAGATCACGAAGAACAGGTCAACGCCGACAAAGCCACCGCCAAACGGCGGTATTTCGAGATGGTAGAGCAAGACGCAGAGCACGGAAATCGCGCGCAATCCGTCGATGTCGCGACGATTAGGAGGTTTGGTACTCAGTTCCATGCCTGGTGCTTTTTTCCATTTCCGGAATTACAGGCCGCGACCAAGCCCGTCCAGCCCGGGGCAGCTTATGTGACCTATCTCACATAGGAATCTGCCCCGCGCGGCCTAATCTCCCTGGTAAGCAACGGGAGACACAACATGCGCAAACTCATTCTGATCGCAGGGTTCGTCTTGGCATCCGCCACCGCACAGGCTGGCGAGGCGCGGAGCCTGACGCTTGCAAGCGAGGCACCGTTGGTCGCAGCGCCCGCACCCGCCGTCGCCGCCGCACCCGTGGCGGAAACGCCGATGACGGCGGAAACACCGCAGGCCGCCGAGGCGCCGAAATATGTCGAGCGGCCCGCGCCGGTCGAAACCAGCAGCCTGCCGTCCAAAACCGAGCAGCCGAACGTCGAACCGGCGAAGCCGGTCGCCGAAAAGACGGCGTCAGCGCCGAAGCCGGAAAAACCCCGGCGCAAGCGCTATTGGACCGAATCGCGCATCATCGGCGAACTGCATCGGCACGGCATTTATTGGTAGGGCTGGCTAGAGAATTACTCTCCCGTCATTGCGAGGAGCGAAGCGACGAAGCAATCCAAAGCCGCGCATGTCGCTCATGGATTGCTTCGCGGAGCCTGTCATCGGCCGCGCATTCGCGCGACCCGTTGGCTCGCAATGACGTTTTCGGCAAAGGCGGCATTTAGCCGACGACCTAGTCCGTCACCGTCTGCACCACGCTGCCGACCGGGCGGCTGCTGGCCGTCGGCACCTTCATGTCCTTGACCAGCATCGCATCATATTCCGGCAAGGTTTCGAGCTGGGTCTTGGCCCTCACCTGCACGACCTTGTAGCCGCCGGCCTTGAGGCGGCGCAGCAGCGTCGGCAAGGCAGCCGCGGTGTGTTTCTGCAAATCGTGCATCAGGATGATGCCCTTGCCCTGCTTGTCCAGCTTGGTCATGACGGTCTGGATAACCTGGTCGGGACTGCTGGATTTGAAGTCGTTGGAATCGACGTCACAGGAAAACATCGCGATATTCCGGTTGCCGAGATGTTCCGTCGTCGCCTGGGTATGGACCAGCGCCGGGAAGCGAAAGAACGGCGCGGGTGCCGAGCCCAGCGCCAGCTTCACGGCGCTAAAACCCTTCTCGATTTCGTCCATGGCCTGTTGTTCCGTCAGCTTCTTGCTGTCGAGATGCGCGTGCGACCAGGTGTGTGCGCCGATGGTGTGACCGGCGGCGGCGACCTGGCGCAGGATTTCCGGATGATAGGTGGTGTGCAAGCCGATCGGGAAGAACACCGCCTTGGTGCATTCATCCGCCAGCGCCTTGAGCACCGAAGGCGTTGTCGGCCACGGGCCGTCGTCGAAGGTCAGCACGACCTCCTTGTCGGCCAGAAAGTCGAACTGCTTGTATTGCAGGAAGCCGAAACCCGGTCCGCCCGCGGTGTCGATCACCACGGTGCGGCTGACGCCGAGCGCATCGGGATTGGCGCAGGTCGATTTCGCGGGCGCCGGCGGAGGAGCGGGCGGAGCCGCCGGCTTCGACAGCGCGGCGGTGACCTCGACGTCATCCTTGGCGGCCAGTTTGGCCGCAGCCGGGGCGGGTTCGGCCGGTTTGGCGGCAACGGTCTGGGGCGGGGCCGCGCCGGCGCGCGGCGAAGAGGTCCAGAACCACACTCCGGCGATCATAACCGCCGCAACAACACTGGCCAGCATCAGGCCCAACGGATTACGCATCGCTACACTTTCCAGAAAACTAAGGGTACTTCGGCGACGGGTCATTAATGCGAACAAGATCTTAACGCCGCACCAACGCCGGCTGGGGGGACAAACAAAATTTGGCTTCAGATTTGGCCTGCGGCGACTGAGTGATGGACGTCACAGTCGGCAAAGCGAATGCGCCGCAAGGTCGGAAGATCGAACAACGGGCCCGCCCCGGGCAATGGGAGCCGACGATGACCGCCTTCTTCAGCAGCACTGTTCGCAAGGTCAGTTTAGCCCTGGTTTTCGTCGCCTCCCTGTCGGCGGTTTCGTCGACGTCGAGCTTTGCCTTCAGCGCGGAGGCGCAGCAGATGTGCACGGGCGATGCGTTCCGCCTGTGCAGTTCGGAAATTCCCAACATCCCGAAGATCACCGCCTGCATGATCAGGCAGCGCGCGAGCCTCTCCAGCGGGTGTCGCGTCGTGCTGGACCGCGATCTGGCCGCGCAGGGCCGCAAGGTCGCCGCGCAGTAAGTCTCGTTGCAGCGCTTGCGGCGATGCGACGCGGGTGCTCCCGCGCGCCAGCGGACTTAGGAACTGGCATCCGCGTTCGGCGTCGCCTCGCCACAAAGGCATTGCGACGCCAATTTGGGCACTCCAGCTTTTTGCTTTGACGCGTTTTATTGACGCGAACCGGTTT from Bradyrhizobium sp. Ash2021 encodes the following:
- a CDS encoding heme biosynthesis HemY N-terminal domain-containing protein, producing the protein MVRIILFLVLIALAAAGAAWVADQPGEVVMSWGSWGARPSLPVFVMLLGIVIVAALLAWTILLALWRTPERIRRGRRERRHARGRNAITQGLLAIGHGDSSAARAHAEVARKHAAHDPLALLLHAQSAQLDGDRDGAQRAFRAMAEREDTRLLGLRGLFIEAQRADDPVAAVMIAEEALKLAPSSSWASHAVLGFCCAKGDWTGALTILDNNQSSGLIDKPTYRRQRGVLLTARALELQKVDRDLSRESAMEAIQLAPTLVPAAVLASKFESEAHQVRRSMRIVEAAWLAQPHPDLADAYAHVKLGDSARQRLVRVETLAAKAPGHIEGALAIARAAIDASEFAKARAALAPFIAAPTQRVALLMAEIERTEHGDSGRARAWTLRAVRALHDPAWTADGYVSDRWRPVSPVTGRLDAFQWQTPVAALPSDKGSTIESSPFEEAMLAAPAPRRVEPPREAENEPAATVIEPAPVTEQDNAPPLAAADPAPAAEATPAPAPPPAESAPVTAAPLFRARQDLPKVNPSSIPAVIPIIRAPDDPGIDEDGAPDEFSEQIGPPKAQAGGWRGFLSRWGGEP
- a CDS encoding peptide MFS transporter is translated as MTDGRSGAGQRDAELFGHPRRLTSLFATEMWERFSYYGMRALLILYMVDYLLKPEHADKVLGLAGLKRALTALSGPLEIQPLASQIYGLYTGFVYLTPIFGGMLADRLIGRTPTIVIGAALMVAGHFMMASEHLFLFALCLLVLGNGAFKPNIATQVGELYAPDDRRRDRAYSIFYVGINIGAFFSPLVCGALGEKIGWHYGFASAGIGMAIGLVTYLAGLPRAPASRTRPEPAKPEPLDVARLRAALLGLMILFIPTALFWAAYEQQGNTIALWAENATDRSVNLLFWRGEIPVTWFQAFNPLMIFLFTPPLIAFWSRPGREPSTVGKLLLGCLLLSASYLIMAGAALLSGATDASWLWLLLYFVVLTIAELNFSPIGLSLISNIAPGSSRSTVMGIWFSTSFVGNLAAGWLGALWSHFSHAEFFLLLAAVAAVAAAMIQLARPYLGGLLPATNSGERAVPV
- a CDS encoding acyltransferase family protein — protein: MELSTKPPNRRDIDGLRAISVLCVLLYHLEIPPFGGGFVGVDLFFVISGYLISRNVLSDTERGRFSIQRFYERRIRRLFPAAIVTILGTLLIGALWFSPEHFKSLTQDVVAALGSVSNFYFWRGSHAYFAKAADPSAVLHFWSLAVEEQFYLVWPAVLLIGRRFLGKALPALILLLGAGSLFAAQASLATDSAGAFYLPAYRAFEFAIGALVIFAERRFVLPASAQSILAALGFGLIAYAVISFDGTTAFPGANALIPCIGAACLIWAGQSHPLAAALTNPVAVRIGLISYSLYLAHWPLIIFAGYILGDGAQTIAAKSSVFVLAVASSELMYRYVETPFRARNTSLFPVMGVAAALIVMVGSLAFLANRQDGWPWRLSVEARATVDLQRFGFWPCTRSAQSKCAFGAVNEKIGIQMIGDSFAEQYVAAFDPAAKRAAVRGEAYTEEGCPMLVGLYRTNFDGTVQCRSERDKYLAAIKTNASPVVLSQSWLTYGGEIHSELGHSGSDASWIDVWRTGIEDTISDLGANGRRFLIIGGGVEPGCRSQMSRFAPGPLWHAPSTPCPPVPVETVRSRNKEFNAMLADVQERHPDQVRILLPDQYLCDADCPATVNGLWLYWDIDHLTVAGAQRVGKLAESVIRQFIEDGK
- a CDS encoding polysaccharide deacetylase family protein, producing the protein MRNPLGLMLASVVAAVMIAGVWFWTSSPRAGAAPPQTVAAKPAEPAPAAAKLAAKDDVEVTAALSKPAAPPAPPPAPAKSTCANPDALGVSRTVVIDTAGGPGFGFLQYKQFDFLADKEVVLTFDDGPWPTTPSVLKALADECTKAVFFPIGLHTTYHPEILRQVAAAGHTIGAHTWSHAHLDSKKLTEQQAMDEIEKGFSAVKLALGSAPAPFFRFPALVHTQATTEHLGNRNIAMFSCDVDSNDFKSSSPDQVIQTVMTKLDKQGKGIILMHDLQKHTAAALPTLLRRLKAGGYKVVQVRAKTQLETLPEYDAMLVKDMKVPTASSRPVGSVVQTVTD